One genomic region from Nocardia vinacea encodes:
- a CDS encoding NADPH:quinone oxidoreductase family protein → MRAAQVSKLEGPEAVEVVEIPEPAAYPGGVVIDVHAAGVAFPDVLMTRGLYQMKPELPFVVGGEVAGIVRAAPEGAHIKAGDRVVALTMLGNALAEVAVTPTQMVFRLPDNVSLQAGAGILFNDLTVHFCLRNRGRLAAGETVLVHGAAGGIGTSTLRMAVALGAGRVIAVVSTEEKAAVARANGATDVVLTDGWLAAVKELTGGRGVDIVLDPVGGDRFTDSIRSLAPAGRLLVVGFTAGEIPTVKVNRLLLKNVEVIGAAWGEWVMTHPGYLTEQWAEVEPLLAAGEITPPKPVLYPLERAAEAVASLDNRTATGKVVVTLR, encoded by the coding sequence ATGCGTGCAGCCCAGGTCAGCAAGCTGGAGGGGCCGGAAGCGGTCGAGGTCGTCGAGATTCCGGAGCCGGCGGCATATCCCGGGGGTGTGGTCATCGACGTGCACGCGGCCGGGGTGGCGTTTCCCGATGTGCTGATGACGCGGGGTCTGTACCAGATGAAGCCCGAGCTGCCGTTCGTCGTCGGCGGCGAGGTGGCTGGGATCGTGCGCGCGGCTCCGGAGGGGGCGCACATAAAGGCGGGGGATCGGGTGGTCGCGCTGACGATGCTCGGCAATGCCCTCGCCGAGGTGGCGGTCACGCCGACACAGATGGTGTTCCGGTTGCCGGACAACGTATCGCTGCAGGCCGGGGCCGGAATCCTGTTCAACGATCTGACCGTGCACTTCTGCCTGCGCAACCGCGGCAGACTGGCCGCGGGGGAGACCGTGCTGGTGCACGGCGCCGCGGGCGGCATCGGCACCTCGACGCTGCGGATGGCGGTCGCGCTGGGTGCGGGCCGGGTCATCGCGGTGGTGAGCACCGAGGAGAAGGCGGCGGTCGCGCGCGCCAACGGCGCCACCGATGTGGTGCTGACCGACGGCTGGCTCGCGGCCGTCAAGGAGCTGACCGGTGGCCGCGGTGTGGATATCGTGCTCGATCCGGTCGGCGGCGACCGGTTCACCGACAGCATCCGCAGCCTCGCTCCGGCGGGTCGTCTGCTGGTGGTCGGCTTCACCGCCGGTGAGATCCCGACGGTCAAGGTGAATCGACTGCTGCTCAAGAACGTCGAGGTGATCGGCGCGGCCTGGGGCGAATGGGTGATGACCCACCCCGGCTACCTGACCGAGCAGTGGGCCGAAGTCGAGCCATTGCTGGCCGCTGGCGAGATCACCCCACCGAAGCCGGTGCTCTACCCATTGGAGCGGGCCGCCGAGGCGGTCGCTTCCCTCGACAACCGCACCGCCACCGGCAAGGTTGTCGTCACCCTGCGCTGA
- a CDS encoding DNA-binding protein — MPDSDLPAKLGKPAERALAAAGIRRLADLTAWTERDLAALHGVGPTAIAKLRTALAERGQSFA; from the coding sequence ATGCCCGACTCCGACCTCCCCGCAAAACTCGGCAAACCGGCCGAACGCGCCCTGGCCGCCGCCGGAATCCGCCGCCTGGCCGACCTGACCGCATGGACCGAACGTGATCTCGCCGCACTGCACGGCGTCGGTCCCACCGCCATTGCCAAACTCCGTACCGCCCTCGCCGAACGCGGCCAGAGCTTCGCCTGA
- a CDS encoding FAD-dependent oxidoreductase — translation MAYVITQRCCNDASCVTECPVDCIRPTPDQPEFATTEMLYIDPDTCIDCGACVDACPVEAIFSEDDLTASLARFRDINAAYFERHPLESNFDPIVTPARPPKELGTLRVAIVGAGPAACYAADELLRRCDVEIEMFDRLPTPWGLVRAGVAPDHPGTKTVSGLFESAFRRETLQYYLNVEVGTRISHEELLAHHHAVIYAVGASSDRRLGVPGEDLPGSHSATEFVAWYNGHPDYADRKFDLSGERVVIVGNGNVALDVARVLTVGPDELAKTDIADHALDALRGSNIREVVVLGRRGPLQAAYTSPEFLALTHLKGVDVVVEEADLTLDPGSQALLDDPEVEPSLELKYTLAKEYAAGRRDPANKRIVFRYLVSPTALHGADHVESVEFAHNELVSENGQLVARTTDRSETLDAGLVLRSIGYKGEAIKDLPFDERRAVVPNEHGRVIGEDGVPVPGVYVSGWIKRGPRGVIGSNRTDSEETVEHLLADFTTGKLGVPQADRAALKALIGQRQADLVDREGWKAIDTAEKSAGKASGRPRVKLTTREDLLKAARG, via the coding sequence ATGGCCTACGTAATCACGCAGCGTTGTTGCAATGACGCCAGCTGCGTCACTGAGTGCCCGGTCGATTGCATCCGTCCCACCCCGGACCAGCCGGAATTCGCGACGACCGAGATGCTCTACATCGACCCCGACACCTGTATCGACTGCGGTGCCTGCGTCGACGCGTGCCCGGTGGAGGCCATCTTCTCCGAGGATGATCTGACCGCGTCGCTGGCCAGGTTCCGTGACATCAACGCCGCCTACTTCGAACGGCATCCACTCGAATCGAACTTCGATCCGATCGTCACGCCCGCGCGTCCGCCCAAGGAACTCGGCACACTGCGCGTCGCGATCGTCGGCGCGGGTCCCGCGGCCTGTTACGCGGCCGACGAACTGCTGCGCCGCTGTGATGTCGAGATCGAGATGTTCGATCGGCTGCCGACGCCGTGGGGTCTGGTGCGCGCGGGCGTCGCCCCAGACCACCCGGGCACCAAGACGGTCTCCGGGCTGTTCGAGTCGGCCTTCCGGCGCGAGACGCTGCAGTACTACCTCAACGTGGAGGTCGGCACGCGCATCAGCCACGAGGAACTGCTCGCTCACCACCACGCGGTTATCTACGCCGTTGGCGCGTCCTCCGACCGCCGTTTGGGCGTGCCGGGCGAGGATCTGCCTGGCAGCCACTCGGCGACCGAATTCGTCGCCTGGTACAACGGCCATCCGGACTACGCGGATCGCAAGTTCGACCTGTCCGGTGAGCGCGTGGTGATCGTCGGCAACGGCAATGTCGCGCTGGATGTCGCCCGCGTGCTGACGGTGGGCCCGGACGAACTCGCCAAGACCGATATCGCCGACCATGCCCTGGATGCGCTGCGCGGCAGCAATATCCGCGAGGTCGTCGTGCTCGGTCGGCGCGGTCCGCTGCAGGCGGCCTATACCTCGCCGGAATTCCTGGCACTGACGCATCTGAAGGGCGTCGATGTCGTCGTCGAGGAGGCCGACCTGACGCTCGACCCGGGCAGTCAGGCGCTGCTGGACGATCCCGAGGTCGAGCCGTCGCTGGAGCTGAAGTACACCCTCGCCAAGGAATACGCGGCGGGGCGGCGTGATCCGGCCAATAAGCGGATCGTCTTCCGCTACCTGGTCTCGCCGACGGCATTGCACGGTGCCGATCACGTCGAGTCGGTGGAGTTCGCGCACAACGAATTGGTCAGTGAGAACGGCCAATTGGTGGCGCGGACGACCGATCGCAGCGAAACCCTGGACGCCGGACTGGTTTTGCGTTCCATCGGCTACAAGGGTGAAGCGATCAAGGATCTGCCGTTCGACGAGCGCCGCGCTGTCGTTCCCAACGAGCACGGCCGGGTCATCGGCGAAGACGGTGTTCCGGTGCCCGGTGTGTACGTGAGCGGCTGGATCAAGCGCGGTCCGCGCGGTGTCATCGGCTCCAACCGCACCGACTCCGAGGAGACCGTCGAGCACCTCCTCGCCGACTTCACCACGGGCAAACTCGGTGTGCCACAGGCCGATCGGGCCGCGCTGAAGGCGCTGATCGGACAGCGGCAGGCCGATCTGGTCGACCGTGAGGGCTGGAAGGCGATCGATACGGCGGAGAAGTCCGCGGGTAAGGCGTCGGGCCGTCCGCGGGTCAAGCTCACAACCCGTGAGGATCTGCTCAAGGCCGCACGCGGCTGA
- a CDS encoding Lrp/AsnC family transcriptional regulator — MSRTPAKLDELDLAILTAMHEYQKAGILELSRRTRVARATVQSRIGRMEESGVISSYDPQIDVTAAGFDVQAFVTLEIAQGALDVVAAELDAIPGVLEAYATTGSGDVLCRIGADSHAGLQAVLLSIDRTSSVVRSHSVIVLSTVVAHRTLPLLRTLTPTGTTKAPAYRDNPEG; from the coding sequence ATGTCGCGCACGCCCGCGAAACTCGATGAACTCGATCTCGCCATCCTCACCGCGATGCACGAGTATCAGAAGGCGGGCATTCTCGAGCTGTCCCGGCGCACCCGGGTCGCCAGGGCCACCGTCCAGTCGCGCATCGGGCGGATGGAGGAGTCGGGCGTCATCTCCTCCTATGATCCGCAGATCGATGTCACCGCAGCGGGTTTCGATGTGCAGGCCTTCGTCACCTTGGAGATCGCACAGGGTGCGCTGGATGTGGTGGCGGCCGAACTCGACGCGATTCCCGGTGTGCTGGAGGCATATGCGACCACCGGCTCCGGCGATGTGCTGTGCCGGATCGGCGCGGATTCACATGCCGGACTCCAGGCGGTGTTGTTGAGCATCGACCGGACGAGTTCGGTGGTGCGCTCGCACAGTGTGATCGTGCTGTCGACGGTGGTCGCGCACCGGACGCTGCCGCTGTTGCGCACGCTCACACCGACCGGAACGACGAAAGCGCCCGCGTACCGGGACAACCCGGAGGGCTGA
- a CDS encoding winged helix DNA-binding domain-containing protein, whose translation MLSNRVLNRTLLARQHLLERSALSVFEMCEHLVGLQAQDSPPPFVGLWSRIADFDPATVSAGLEDRTLVRITLMRGTIHMVTPPDALRIAPHIQPELEKVPFRKGFNYGAMVGLDPDEVREHGEAALGAEPMSAADLRAEAAAIYPDRDAGAVLQTWLYQLPVLQTPPRGKWKDNSRPVWSRVEPWLGAPLEHGYPLAELVFRYLRAFGPASTMDMQTWSKLTGMKAAVEQLGDRLRTYTDERGRTLYDIADGELADPDLPAPVRLLGWYDNAILSHQDRTRIVPDGTAPPLRAFATAVSPVLVDGFLAGFYKIFQEKGVARLRITPTRKWSAAECAAVDAEANALVAFLEADKRTSVEILDVNADLRP comes from the coding sequence ATGCTGTCTAATCGGGTACTGAACCGGACGTTGCTCGCACGCCAGCATCTGCTGGAGCGTTCGGCGCTGAGTGTTTTCGAGATGTGCGAGCATCTGGTGGGGTTGCAGGCCCAGGATTCGCCGCCGCCGTTCGTCGGATTGTGGAGCCGCATAGCGGATTTCGATCCTGCGACCGTTTCGGCGGGCCTGGAGGATCGCACGCTGGTGCGAATCACCTTGATGCGCGGCACGATTCATATGGTCACGCCGCCGGATGCGCTGCGCATCGCACCGCATATCCAGCCCGAGCTCGAAAAGGTCCCCTTTCGAAAGGGTTTCAACTACGGCGCGATGGTCGGGTTGGATCCGGACGAGGTGCGCGAGCACGGCGAGGCCGCGCTCGGTGCCGAGCCGATGTCAGCGGCCGACCTGCGTGCCGAGGCGGCGGCGATCTACCCGGATCGCGACGCCGGTGCGGTGCTGCAGACCTGGCTGTACCAACTGCCCGTATTGCAGACTCCGCCGCGCGGCAAGTGGAAGGACAACAGCAGGCCGGTCTGGTCCCGCGTCGAACCCTGGCTCGGGGCACCACTCGAACATGGTTATCCGTTGGCGGAGTTGGTCTTTCGTTACCTGCGCGCCTTCGGTCCGGCCAGCACCATGGATATGCAGACCTGGTCGAAGCTGACCGGCATGAAGGCCGCAGTCGAACAGCTCGGCGACCGTCTGCGCACCTACACCGACGAACGCGGCCGCACCCTCTACGACATCGCCGACGGCGAACTCGCCGATCCCGACCTGCCCGCGCCGGTTCGCCTGCTCGGCTGGTACGACAATGCGATCCTCTCGCACCAGGACCGAACCAGGATCGTCCCCGACGGCACGGCCCCACCCCTGCGCGCATTCGCCACCGCGGTATCCCCGGTCCTGGTCGACGGCTTCCTCGCGGGCTTCTACAAGATCTTCCAGGAGAAGGGCGTCGCCCGCCTACGCATTACCCCGACCCGGAAGTGGTCGGCCGCGGAATGTGCGGCGGTTGATGCCGAAGCCAACGCGCTGGTCGCATTCCTGGAGGCCGATAAGCGAACGAGCGTCGAAATCCTCGACGTGAATGCGGATCTGCGTCCCTGA
- a CDS encoding transglycosylase SLT domain-containing protein, which translates to MTLTIDDVAKWEPDHLTTAANNAAKLSTDLDTAIRKGTEDTAELGTDKTWSGVAAAAANTRMETEKTRASVVSQAVHDLQTAFTAEVGNLNQTKQNVLSLRDLATNPTSTAPGTNTEPGFHVAADGTVDANDRIAWYKANLNESEANRLTVQAALDAAHWQTQIVNALAAAEAAADRAGQSVDQAVKKLQTAYDGLGDPAAVTPQTQNTSTTATSTTSTSNTSKPSYVSSNHNGSGSGSPSSSLYSGGTSSSAPTGAKPSGDMAKWIEDAKKALIAMGYDPKDIDENAIALIIQHESAGDPYAENRWDSNWVAGHPSKGLMQTIDSTFNAYKAPGHDDIWNPVDNIIAGVRYSIDTYGSLGNVPGVAAVNSGGAYRGY; encoded by the coding sequence ATGACCCTCACCATCGACGACGTAGCCAAGTGGGAACCCGACCACCTCACCACCGCAGCGAATAACGCAGCCAAGCTCTCGACGGATCTGGACACCGCGATCCGCAAGGGCACCGAAGACACGGCCGAACTGGGCACCGACAAGACGTGGTCCGGCGTCGCCGCTGCTGCGGCCAACACTCGAATGGAAACCGAAAAGACCCGCGCTTCCGTGGTGAGTCAAGCGGTGCACGATCTCCAGACAGCCTTCACCGCCGAGGTGGGCAACCTGAACCAGACCAAGCAGAACGTGCTGTCACTGCGTGATCTGGCTACCAACCCGACCTCCACGGCCCCCGGCACGAATACCGAGCCGGGCTTCCATGTCGCTGCGGACGGCACAGTCGATGCCAATGACCGAATCGCTTGGTACAAGGCGAATCTGAACGAATCCGAAGCCAACCGACTCACCGTTCAGGCCGCCCTGGACGCCGCGCACTGGCAAACGCAGATCGTCAACGCGCTGGCGGCGGCAGAAGCCGCGGCCGATCGAGCTGGACAGTCGGTGGATCAGGCCGTCAAGAAACTCCAAACCGCCTACGACGGCCTCGGCGACCCCGCTGCCGTTACGCCGCAGACACAGAACACCAGCACAACAGCGACGTCAACTACGTCCACCTCCAACACGAGCAAGCCGAGCTATGTGTCGAGCAACCACAATGGCAGCGGCTCCGGATCCCCTTCGAGCTCGCTGTATTCCGGTGGTACCAGCTCCAGCGCACCAACCGGGGCGAAGCCGAGCGGCGATATGGCCAAGTGGATCGAGGACGCGAAGAAGGCGCTCATCGCCATGGGTTACGACCCGAAAGATATCGATGAGAACGCGATCGCGTTGATCATCCAGCACGAGTCGGCCGGCGACCCGTACGCCGAAAACCGCTGGGACAGTAACTGGGTGGCCGGGCATCCTTCCAAAGGACTCATGCAGACCATCGATAGCACTTTCAACGCCTACAAAGCGCCCGGCCACGACGATATCTGGAATCCGGTCGACAACATCATCGCCGGGGTTCGGTATTCGATCGACACATACGGATCGCTCGGCAATGTGCCAGGTGTCGCCGCGGTCAATTCCGGTGGCGCATACCGCGGCTACTGA
- a CDS encoding glyoxalase superfamily protein, which produces MDWKIELVAIPVTDVDRAKDFYTKIGFNADHDHRVDESLRFVQLTPPGSGCSICIGEGITDAAPGSVEGMQVVVASAEDAYKQLVAAGVEASPVVDMGWGLFTFFTDPDGNKWAVQELPRRD; this is translated from the coding sequence ATGGATTGGAAAATCGAACTGGTCGCAATTCCGGTGACCGACGTGGACCGCGCCAAGGACTTCTACACCAAGATCGGCTTCAACGCCGACCACGACCACCGCGTCGACGAGAGCCTGCGCTTCGTCCAGCTGACCCCACCCGGCTCCGGCTGTTCCATCTGCATCGGTGAGGGCATCACCGACGCCGCACCGGGCAGCGTCGAAGGCATGCAGGTGGTCGTCGCGAGCGCTGAGGACGCGTACAAGCAGCTGGTCGCGGCGGGAGTGGAGGCGTCGCCGGTGGTGGATATGGGCTGGGGCCTGTTCACCTTCTTCACCGACCCCGATGGCAACAAATGGGCCGTGCAGGAGCTGCCCAGGCGCGACTGA
- a CDS encoding MerR family transcriptional regulator, translated as MGGAVGQVVGDQQVVDADREKPQYSIGEAADRSGLSRDTLRWYERIGLMNYIGRDHAGKRRFSNRDLEWLALIGRLRTTGMSVADMVRYAELVREGESTVPERLQMFRNTRAEVLAKIDELRQTLAVLDYKIDLYEGKTAAVKPAALTQPCEGIKIPPSAGNDPS; from the coding sequence GTGGGTGGAGCCGTAGGTCAGGTTGTCGGTGATCAGCAAGTTGTCGATGCGGATCGGGAGAAGCCGCAGTATTCGATCGGCGAGGCGGCCGATCGGTCGGGACTGAGTCGCGACACGCTGCGCTGGTACGAGCGGATCGGGCTGATGAACTACATCGGGCGCGATCACGCCGGGAAGCGGCGGTTCAGCAATCGCGATCTGGAGTGGTTGGCGTTGATCGGCAGGTTGCGCACCACCGGGATGTCGGTGGCGGACATGGTCCGCTACGCCGAATTGGTGCGAGAAGGGGAATCCACCGTGCCCGAGCGGCTGCAGATGTTCCGCAATACCCGCGCGGAGGTGCTCGCCAAGATCGACGAACTCCGTCAGACCCTGGCCGTACTCGATTACAAGATCGACCTGTACGAGGGCAAGACCGCCGCCGTCAAACCGGCCGCACTCACACAACCATGCGAAGGGATCAAGATCCCTCCGTCGGCCGGGAACGACCCGTCGTAG
- the hppD gene encoding 4-hydroxyphenylpyruvate dioxygenase, producing the protein MTIEHLRNAQRQSGPLPSDGELRRLVGLVDHDDSVDPFPVIGWDALVWVVGNATQTAHFLESAFGMRLEAYSGPETGNRDHKAYVLRSGAARFVVSGAVAPDSPLVAHHDRHGDGIVDIALEVPDVDRCIEWARTHGATVLVEPHDDTDEFGTVRSAALATYGETRHTLIDRSEYYGPYLPGYVARRSGYQPRVGTPTRLFQAIDHVVGNVELGMMDEWVEFYRRVMGFTNMAEFVGDDIATEYSALMSKVVANGNHRVKFPLNEPAMGKKRSQIDEYLEFYRGPGVQHIALATSDILECVDILRREGVEFLETPDTYYSDPELRARIGHVRVPVRELQRRGILVDRDEDGYLLQIFTKPLTDRPTVFFELIERHGSLGFGKGNFKALFQAIEREQAARGNL; encoded by the coding sequence ATGACCATCGAGCATCTGCGGAACGCCCAGCGACAGAGCGGCCCGCTGCCCTCCGACGGTGAGTTGCGCCGCCTGGTCGGGCTGGTCGATCACGACGACAGCGTCGATCCGTTCCCGGTCATCGGCTGGGACGCACTGGTCTGGGTGGTCGGCAACGCGACCCAGACCGCGCACTTCCTGGAATCCGCCTTCGGCATGCGGCTGGAGGCCTACTCGGGGCCGGAGACCGGCAACCGCGATCACAAGGCCTATGTGCTGCGCAGCGGTGCGGCCAGATTCGTTGTCAGCGGCGCGGTCGCCCCGGACAGTCCGCTGGTCGCACACCACGATCGGCACGGCGACGGCATTGTCGATATCGCGCTCGAGGTTCCGGATGTGGACCGCTGCATCGAATGGGCACGGACGCACGGCGCGACGGTCCTGGTCGAACCACATGACGACACAGACGAATTCGGCACCGTCCGCTCGGCCGCCCTGGCCACCTACGGCGAGACCAGGCATACGCTGATCGACCGCTCGGAGTACTACGGGCCGTATCTGCCCGGATATGTCGCCCGTCGCTCCGGATATCAGCCCCGCGTCGGCACTCCGACCCGGCTGTTCCAGGCCATCGACCATGTCGTCGGCAATGTCGAGCTCGGCATGATGGACGAGTGGGTCGAGTTCTACCGCCGCGTCATGGGATTCACGAATATGGCCGAATTCGTCGGCGACGATATCGCCACCGAATACTCGGCGCTGATGAGCAAGGTGGTGGCCAATGGCAATCACCGGGTGAAGTTCCCGCTCAACGAACCCGCGATGGGTAAGAAGCGTTCTCAGATCGACGAATACCTGGAATTCTACCGCGGCCCGGGCGTGCAGCACATCGCGCTGGCCACCAGCGACATCCTCGAATGCGTCGATATATTGCGTCGCGAGGGCGTCGAATTCCTCGAAACGCCGGACACCTACTATTCCGATCCCGAACTGCGCGCTCGCATCGGTCACGTCCGCGTCCCGGTGCGCGAGTTGCAGCGCCGCGGCATCCTGGTCGACCGTGACGAAGACGGCTACCTGCTGCAGATCTTCACCAAACCGCTCACCGACCGCCCCACCGTCTTCTTCGAACTCATCGAACGCCACGGCTCACTCGGCTTCGGCAAGGGCAACTTCAAGGCCCTGTTCCAGGCGATAGAGCGCGAACAAGCCGCGCGCGGAAACCTTTAG
- a CDS encoding low temperature requirement protein A, with translation MSEPAESTTATPHARATWAELFFDLVLVFAVTQTAHVLGHHTSIGTLGHALVLLAPLWWGWVGVTILVNTVEENNAQRLVLFGSGLCIFLMAVAAPAALDQPRGAAMVFAGAHLLLRIVLFVAVTRTNGFATTINPFSIGLVTGIAIFASAPLPEHSRIWVWTGALVVQLGAPLLYSRALRNRTIGVSHLAERFGLFIIIALGESVVDAGAQASSTGLDPAVVTTLVLAFVVGLGLWWIYFHRSARLIEHALSTMPSPGLIVRDVLSYGHFALVTGLVAVAVGLGHSVADPGHTAHGVAPALAPGGAALFMVALVVNRWRMLGNVATTRAVPAIALIAIALTSSLLPAIVVVALTAAVLVTANIVEQLVAAPGRPLPVVPIGRRRSR, from the coding sequence ATGAGCGAGCCTGCCGAATCCACTACCGCAACACCCCATGCCCGCGCCACCTGGGCGGAACTATTCTTCGACCTGGTCCTCGTCTTCGCGGTCACGCAGACCGCGCATGTACTCGGCCACCACACCTCGATCGGCACGCTCGGCCATGCGCTGGTGCTGTTGGCGCCGCTGTGGTGGGGGTGGGTCGGGGTCACCATCCTGGTGAATACGGTGGAGGAGAACAACGCTCAGCGCTTGGTGCTGTTCGGGTCCGGGCTTTGCATCTTCCTGATGGCGGTGGCCGCGCCTGCCGCGCTGGACCAACCACGCGGGGCCGCAATGGTTTTCGCGGGTGCGCATTTATTGCTGCGGATCGTCTTGTTCGTCGCCGTCACCCGCACCAATGGCTTCGCGACCACCATCAACCCCTTCAGTATCGGATTGGTCACCGGCATAGCGATTTTCGCGAGCGCGCCACTGCCGGAACATTCGCGCATCTGGGTCTGGACGGGGGCGCTCGTCGTACAATTGGGCGCGCCGCTGCTGTACAGCAGGGCCTTGCGCAACCGCACGATCGGGGTTTCGCATCTCGCGGAGCGGTTCGGCCTGTTCATCATCATCGCGCTGGGCGAATCCGTGGTGGATGCGGGTGCGCAGGCTTCCTCGACCGGCCTCGATCCGGCTGTGGTGACCACGCTGGTGCTCGCCTTCGTGGTCGGCCTCGGACTGTGGTGGATCTACTTCCATCGATCCGCGCGGCTGATCGAGCATGCATTGTCCACCATGCCCTCACCCGGACTGATCGTGCGAGATGTGTTGAGCTACGGGCATTTCGCGCTGGTAACCGGGTTGGTGGCGGTTGCCGTCGGGCTCGGACATTCGGTCGCCGACCCCGGTCATACCGCGCACGGCGTGGCCCCCGCGCTGGCGCCGGGCGGCGCCGCGCTGTTCATGGTGGCCCTGGTGGTGAATCGGTGGCGGATGCTCGGCAATGTGGCGACCACACGCGCTGTTCCGGCCATCGCATTGATCGCCATCGCGCTGACCTCGTCGCTACTGCCCGCCATCGTCGTGGTCGCACTGACCGCGGCCGTGCTGGTAACCGCAAATATCGTCGAGCAACTGGTGGCCGCACCCGGTCGGCCGCTGCCCGTCGTGCCCATCGGACGCCGGCGTTCGCGATAA
- a CDS encoding ESX-1 secretion-associated protein has translation MVDQIDPGTLRVDAGALQTFAKSLGDEANGIKKLNVGDGFNIAVNALPGTQFGTAVQSATDTVNRSLTRIGERLDKIASITHNVAGAFEVAETDFTNSLKTIGLQLP, from the coding sequence GTGGTAGACCAAATAGACCCAGGAACGTTGCGGGTCGATGCGGGCGCGCTGCAGACATTCGCCAAGAGTCTGGGCGATGAGGCGAATGGCATCAAGAAACTCAATGTCGGTGACGGCTTCAACATCGCGGTAAACGCACTGCCCGGCACCCAATTCGGAACTGCCGTGCAATCCGCCACCGACACCGTCAACCGCAGCCTGACCCGAATCGGCGAGCGCCTCGACAAGATCGCCTCGATCACCCACAACGTCGCGGGCGCCTTCGAAGTCGCCGAGACCGACTTCACGAACAGCCTGAAGACGATCGGCCTGCAACTCCCATGA
- a CDS encoding acyl-[acyl-carrier-protein] thioesterase: MSLDQPLAPLPQEGMGFASAWPIRAGDVDPYNRLRFDAVARYLQDIAWEQLQQTNLHTTDPSWIVRRTVIDVIRPILWPDEVRLLRWCSSMSTRWTNMRVRITSANGGLIETEGFWINISESNNMPARISDEGLSYLAQTTREHRLRWRPYLTDATPPESDTDMPFPVRATDIDQYNHVNNACYWQAVEQFLVEYPKLVAGPHRAVIEYVAPVLARQHVTVRSRYEPGDRSGRPVLRLWFVVGGTTTTVVRIMPL; the protein is encoded by the coding sequence GTGTCACTCGATCAGCCACTCGCCCCGCTTCCCCAGGAGGGCATGGGGTTTGCGTCGGCGTGGCCCATCCGGGCTGGCGATGTAGATCCGTACAACCGCTTGCGGTTCGACGCCGTCGCACGTTATCTGCAGGACATTGCCTGGGAACAACTGCAACAGACGAATCTGCATACGACCGACCCGAGCTGGATCGTGCGTCGCACGGTCATCGACGTCATCCGGCCGATCCTGTGGCCCGACGAGGTGCGGCTGCTGCGGTGGTGTTCGAGCATGTCCACCCGGTGGACGAATATGCGGGTGCGCATCACCAGCGCGAACGGCGGATTGATCGAGACCGAGGGCTTCTGGATCAATATCAGCGAGTCCAACAATATGCCCGCCAGGATCAGCGATGAGGGCCTCTCCTACCTGGCGCAGACCACCCGTGAGCACCGCCTGCGCTGGCGGCCCTATCTCACCGACGCCACCCCGCCGGAATCGGATACCGATATGCCGTTCCCGGTGCGGGCCACCGATATCGACCAGTACAACCACGTCAACAATGCCTGTTACTGGCAGGCGGTGGAACAGTTCCTGGTCGAATACCCCAAGCTGGTCGCGGGGCCTCATCGCGCGGTGATCGAGTACGTCGCGCCAGTGCTGGCTCGTCAGCATGTCACCGTGCGCAGCCGCTACGAACCCGGCGACCGCTCCGGACGGCCGGTGCTGCGGTTGTGGTTCGTGGTCGGCGGCACGACCACGACCGTCGTGCGCATCATGCCCCTGTAA
- a CDS encoding histidine phosphatase family protein, protein MVRTLILMRHGKSSYPDGISDHERPLAPRGQREAGLAGQWLRETLPPIDAVRCSTATRTRETLAATGVTAPVVYEAGIYEASPRTLIELVQLSDDDVTTLLVIGHAPGMPWTAWELASNRDSDPAIELSRKFPTSALAVLEFDRPWAQVDEGTGDLVRFHIPR, encoded by the coding sequence ATGGTGCGGACTCTGATCCTCATGCGGCACGGTAAGTCGTCCTATCCCGACGGTATCTCCGATCACGAGCGCCCGCTCGCTCCGCGTGGTCAGCGCGAGGCCGGACTTGCCGGTCAGTGGTTACGCGAGACCCTGCCGCCGATCGATGCGGTACGTTGCTCGACCGCCACCCGCACGCGGGAAACACTTGCCGCCACCGGAGTTACCGCGCCGGTGGTCTACGAGGCGGGCATCTACGAGGCGTCGCCGCGCACACTCATCGAATTGGTCCAGCTGAGCGATGACGATGTCACGACGCTGCTGGTCATCGGGCATGCGCCCGGAATGCCGTGGACAGCATGGGAGTTGGCGAGCAATCGCGACTCCGATCCGGCGATCGAGCTCAGCCGGAAGTTCCCCACGTCGGCGCTGGCGGTGCTCGAATTCGACCGGCCGTGGGCGCAGGTGGACGAGGGCACCGGCGATCTGGTGCGCTTCCACATCCCGCGCTGA